One segment of Polaribacter huanghezhanensis DNA contains the following:
- a CDS encoding thiol-disulfide oxidoreductase DCC family protein, whose protein sequence is MNKDIIFFDGVCKFCNRTVLFLIKRDTRKKNLFAPLQSKIGQATLKEYNLPIDDFETIILLRNGKIYTKSTAILKVILGLSPIWFSISSILLIVPTSIRDWFYMVISKKRHLLFSRNRHCEIPNEDVKSRFIKE, encoded by the coding sequence ATGAATAAAGACATAATTTTCTTCGATGGAGTTTGTAAGTTTTGCAATCGGACTGTTTTGTTTTTAATTAAAAGAGATACACGTAAAAAAAATCTATTTGCTCCTTTACAATCTAAAATAGGACAAGCAACATTAAAAGAATATAACCTACCCATTGATGATTTTGAAACAATAATTCTTTTACGAAATGGAAAAATATATACAAAATCAACGGCTATATTAAAAGTTATTTTGGGCTTAAGCCCAATCTGGTTTTCAATTTCTTCTATTCTACTTATTGTACCTACAAGTATTCGTGATTGGTTTTATATGGTAATTTCAAAAAAACGTCACCTTTTGTTTAGCCGGAACCGGCATTGTGAAATACCTAATGAAGATGTTAAAAGTAGATTCATAAAAGAATAA